A DNA window from Brassica napus cultivar Da-Ae chromosome A3 unlocalized genomic scaffold, Da-Ae chrA03_Random_2, whole genome shotgun sequence contains the following coding sequences:
- the LOC125594136 gene encoding putative FBD-associated F-box protein At5g50270 isoform X1, with product MQMDRISHLPEHLLLRVFSFLPTTKDAVAKMVLSKRWQYLWTLVPRLVYDDGNNSNITKESFSRFVDRSLLLHEAPVLEYVRFKLGEKSSDVDNIGVWARTVSRRHVRELVIEIDRYSCTDPAILPKSLYTVSGMLVKLKLDNVVLADDVSSPVSFPSLKELTLISIEYPGGDEHVKRFLSNCPLLENLYVDRCLEDNVTVFTVRVPSLKTLYMCDAPYKDGYGGERFVIDAPSLETLTIDDSAGGFCVFENEMPNLVTAHIDFYYRHPGNILSSITPVRVLYLRLSPLEDAYSSGCVFHRLVDFTLCRCERQWLNLLMCVLRDSPKLRTLKLVQVYF from the exons ATGCAGATGGATAGGATAAGTCATCTGCCTGAACATCTGCTTTTGAGGGTCTTTTCCTTTCTGCCTACTACCAAAGATGCTGTGGCCAAAATGGTTTTGTCCAAACGGTGGCAGTATCTGTGGACGCTTGTGCCAAGACTCGTGTACGATGATGGCAATAATAGTAATATCACGAAAGAGAGTTTCTCGAGGTTTGTAGACAGATCCTTGCTTTTGCACGAGGCTCCAGTTCTAGAGTATGTGCGTTTCAAGCTCGGTGAAAAGTCTAGTGATGTTGATAATATTGGAGTTTGGGCTAGAACTGTATCTAGGCGCCATGTCCGTGAGCTGGTCATCGAGATTGATAGATATTCTTGTACAGATCCAGCCATCCTTCCTAAAAGCTTGTACACGGTCTCTGGAATGCTTGTGAAGTTGAAACTTGACAACGTGGTTCTTGCTGATGATGTTTCTTCACCCGTGTCTTTCCCATCTCTCAAGGAATTGACTCTTATTTCCATTGAATACCCAGGTGGTGATGAACATGTCAAAAGGTTTTTATCCAATTGTCCTCTTCTTGAAAACTTGTATGTGGACCGATGTCTTGAAGACAATGTTACTGTTTTCACCGTTAGAGTGCCTTCTCTTAAGACTTTATACATGTGTGATGCACCGTACAAAGATGGCTACGGTGGAGAGAGGTTTGTGATAGATGCTCCTTCTCTGGAGACGTTGACTATTGATGATTCTGCGGGTGGGTTTTGTGTCTTTGAGAATGAAATGCCTAACCTTGTAACGGCACATATTGACTTTTACTATAGACATCCTGGGAATATTCTGAGTTCCATAACTCCAGTCAGGGTTCTCTATTTACGTTTATCACCCTTGGAG GATGCATATTCTAGTGGTTGTGTCTTCCACCGCCTCGTAGATTTTACGCTATGCAGATGTGAGAGGCAGTGGTTGAACCTACTTATGTGTGTGCTCAGAGATTCTCCTAAATTACGAACTCTCAAACTTGTTCaggtatatttttaa
- the LOC125594135 gene encoding sugar transporter ERD6-like 15 isoform X6: protein MAEEVLLLSSPSESCTSLLSEISNASTRAFVLAFTVGSCGAFAFGCIIGYSAPTQSSIMKDLNLSIADYSLFGSILTVGLILGALICGKLTDLVGRVYTIWITNILFVIGWFAIAFAKAVWLLDLGRLLQGISIGISAYLGPVYITEIAPRKLRGAACSMSQLFTGVGISVVYALGTVVAWRNLAILGSIPSLMILPLLFFIPESPRWLAKVGREKEVEEILSRLRGENSDVSDEAGEILAYTEHVKQQGDDRGFLKLFQRKYAFSLTIGVVLIALPQLGGLSGYSFYTESIFISTGVSSDVGFISTSIVQMLAGVLGTVLVDVSGRRSLLLENHCWETGTPILGNRKQEHHDLSSRCEGGRGNNVWLGQLYKLMARCLFLQFLVSVEYHRNISDVYHSDWHWICVHS from the exons ATGGCCGAAGAAGTTTTATTATTATCTTCTCCTTCTGAATCATGTACTTCACTTCTGTCTGAAATATCAAATGCTTCCACTAGAGCTTTCGTTCTTGCCTTCACTGTCGGTTCTTGTGGTGCCTTTGCCTTTGGATGCATC ATCGGATATTCGGCTCCTACACAGTCCAGTATCATGAAAGACTTGAATCTATCCATAGCTGAT TACTCACTTTTTGGATCAATATTGACTGTGGGATTAATTCTTGGAGCATTAATCTGTGGGAAATTAACAGATTTGGTTGGTCGTGTCTAC ACTATATGGATCACTAACATTCTTTTCGTAATCGGCTGGTTTGCTATTGCATTTGCCAAG gcTGTTTGGCTGCTCGATCTTGGAAGGTTGTTGCAAGGGATCTCGATCGGAATTAGCGCATATTTG GGACCAGTTTACATTACCGAAATAGCACCAAGAAAATTGCGAGGAGCTGCTTGTTCCATGTCGCAG TTATTTACGGGCGTTGGTATATCCGTCGTTTATGCACTTGGAACAGTCGTTGCTTGGCGCAATCTAGCCATTTTGG GTTCTATACCTTCTCTTATGATTCTGcctcttcttttcttcatcCCCGAGTCTCCTAGATGGCTA GCTAAAGTTGGGAGAGAGAAGGAGGTTGAAGAGATTTTGTCAAGATTGCGAGGAGAAAATTCTGATGTATCAGATGAAGCAGGAGAGATATTA GCATATACAGAACATGTTAAACAACAAGGAGATGATCGCGGTTTCCTCAAGTTGTTTCAGCGAAAATACGCGTTCTCACTTACT ATTGGAGTTGTTCTTATAGCTTTGCCTCAACTTGGAGGTCTTAGTGGTTATTCTTTTTACACTGAGTCCATTTTCATATCTACAG GTGTATCGAGTGATGTTGGATTCATATCGACATCTATAGTTCAG ATGCTTGCAGGCGTTTTAGGTACTGTGCTTGTGGATGTATCCGGAAGACGTTCACTCCTACTg GAGAACCATTGCTGGGAAACAGGAACACCTATATTGGGAAACAGGAAACAGGAACATCACG ATTTATCCAGTAGATGTGAAGGGGGCCGCGGGaacaatgtgtggcttggccaGCTCTATAAGCTCATGGCTCGTTGCTTATTCCTTCAGTTTCTTGTTTCAGTGGAGTACCACAG GAACATTTCTGATGTTTACCACAGTGACTGGCATTGGATTTGTGTTCATAGCTAA
- the LOC125594135 gene encoding sugar transporter ERD6-like 15 isoform X1 codes for MAEEVLLLSSPSESCTSLLSEISNASTRAFVLAFTVGSCGAFAFGCIIGYSAPTQSSIMKDLNLSIADYSLFGSILTVGLILGALICGKLTDLVGRVYTIWITNILFVIGWFAIAFAKAVWLLDLGRLLQGISIGISAYLGPVYITEIAPRKLRGAACSMSQLFTGVGISVVYALGTVVAWRNLAILGSIPSLMILPLLFFIPESPRWLAKVGREKEVEEILSRLRGENSDVSDEAGEILAYTEHVKQQGDDRGFLKLFQRKYAFSLTIGVVLIALPQLGGLSGYSFYTESIFISTGVSSDVGFISTSIVQMLAGVLGTVLVDVSGRRSLLLVSQAGMFLGCLATAISFFLKENHCWETGTPILGNRKQEHHVVLWIIWIRHGINTIDHSIRVDVKGAAGTMCGLASSISSWLVAYSFSFLFQWSTTGTFLMFTTVTGIGFVFIAKLVPETRGKSLEEIQSLFSF; via the exons ATGGCCGAAGAAGTTTTATTATTATCTTCTCCTTCTGAATCATGTACTTCACTTCTGTCTGAAATATCAAATGCTTCCACTAGAGCTTTCGTTCTTGCCTTCACTGTCGGTTCTTGTGGTGCCTTTGCCTTTGGATGCATC ATCGGATATTCGGCTCCTACACAGTCCAGTATCATGAAAGACTTGAATCTATCCATAGCTGAT TACTCACTTTTTGGATCAATATTGACTGTGGGATTAATTCTTGGAGCATTAATCTGTGGGAAATTAACAGATTTGGTTGGTCGTGTCTAC ACTATATGGATCACTAACATTCTTTTCGTAATCGGCTGGTTTGCTATTGCATTTGCCAAG gcTGTTTGGCTGCTCGATCTTGGAAGGTTGTTGCAAGGGATCTCGATCGGAATTAGCGCATATTTG GGACCAGTTTACATTACCGAAATAGCACCAAGAAAATTGCGAGGAGCTGCTTGTTCCATGTCGCAG TTATTTACGGGCGTTGGTATATCCGTCGTTTATGCACTTGGAACAGTCGTTGCTTGGCGCAATCTAGCCATTTTGG GTTCTATACCTTCTCTTATGATTCTGcctcttcttttcttcatcCCCGAGTCTCCTAGATGGCTA GCTAAAGTTGGGAGAGAGAAGGAGGTTGAAGAGATTTTGTCAAGATTGCGAGGAGAAAATTCTGATGTATCAGATGAAGCAGGAGAGATATTA GCATATACAGAACATGTTAAACAACAAGGAGATGATCGCGGTTTCCTCAAGTTGTTTCAGCGAAAATACGCGTTCTCACTTACT ATTGGAGTTGTTCTTATAGCTTTGCCTCAACTTGGAGGTCTTAGTGGTTATTCTTTTTACACTGAGTCCATTTTCATATCTACAG GTGTATCGAGTGATGTTGGATTCATATCGACATCTATAGTTCAG ATGCTTGCAGGCGTTTTAGGTACTGTGCTTGTGGATGTATCCGGAAGACGTTCACTCCTACTg GTTTCTCAAGCTGGAATGTTCTTGGGTTGTCTTGCCACAGCCATTTCATTCTTCTTGAAG GAGAACCATTGCTGGGAAACAGGAACACCTATATTGGGAAACAGGAAACAGGAACATCACG TTGTACTTTGGATCATATGGATTAGGCATGGGATCAATACCATCGATCATAGCATCAGag TAGATGTGAAGGGGGCCGCGGGaacaatgtgtggcttggccaGCTCTATAAGCTCATGGCTCGTTGCTTATTCCTTCAGTTTCTTGTTTCAGTGGAGTACCACAG GAACATTTCTGATGTTTACCACAGTGACTGGCATTGGATTTGTGTTCATAGCTAAGCTTGTTCCAGAGACTAGAGGAAAATCTTTAGAAGAAATCCAATCTCTTTTCAGTTTTTAG
- the LOC125594135 gene encoding sugar transporter ERD6-like 15 isoform X3: MAEEVLLLSSPSESCTSLLSEISNASTRAFVLAFTVGSCGAFAFGCIIGYSAPTQSSIMKDLNLSIADYSLFGSILTVGLILGALICGKLTDLVGRVYAVWLLDLGRLLQGISIGISAYLGPVYITEIAPRKLRGAACSMSQLFTGVGISVVYALGTVVAWRNLAILGSIPSLMILPLLFFIPESPRWLAKVGREKEVEEILSRLRGENSDVSDEAGEILAYTEHVKQQGDDRGFLKLFQRKYAFSLTIGVVLIALPQLGGLSGYSFYTESIFISTGVSSDVGFISTSIVQMLAGVLGTVLVDVSGRRSLLLVSQAGMFLGCLATAISFFLKENHCWETGTPILGNRKQEHHVVLWIIWIRHGINTIDHSIRVDVKGAAGTMCGLASSISSWLVAYSFSFLFQWSTTGTFLMFTTVTGIGFVFIAKLVPETRGKSLEEIQSLFSF, encoded by the exons ATGGCCGAAGAAGTTTTATTATTATCTTCTCCTTCTGAATCATGTACTTCACTTCTGTCTGAAATATCAAATGCTTCCACTAGAGCTTTCGTTCTTGCCTTCACTGTCGGTTCTTGTGGTGCCTTTGCCTTTGGATGCATC ATCGGATATTCGGCTCCTACACAGTCCAGTATCATGAAAGACTTGAATCTATCCATAGCTGAT TACTCACTTTTTGGATCAATATTGACTGTGGGATTAATTCTTGGAGCATTAATCTGTGGGAAATTAACAGATTTGGTTGGTCGTGTCTAC gcTGTTTGGCTGCTCGATCTTGGAAGGTTGTTGCAAGGGATCTCGATCGGAATTAGCGCATATTTG GGACCAGTTTACATTACCGAAATAGCACCAAGAAAATTGCGAGGAGCTGCTTGTTCCATGTCGCAG TTATTTACGGGCGTTGGTATATCCGTCGTTTATGCACTTGGAACAGTCGTTGCTTGGCGCAATCTAGCCATTTTGG GTTCTATACCTTCTCTTATGATTCTGcctcttcttttcttcatcCCCGAGTCTCCTAGATGGCTA GCTAAAGTTGGGAGAGAGAAGGAGGTTGAAGAGATTTTGTCAAGATTGCGAGGAGAAAATTCTGATGTATCAGATGAAGCAGGAGAGATATTA GCATATACAGAACATGTTAAACAACAAGGAGATGATCGCGGTTTCCTCAAGTTGTTTCAGCGAAAATACGCGTTCTCACTTACT ATTGGAGTTGTTCTTATAGCTTTGCCTCAACTTGGAGGTCTTAGTGGTTATTCTTTTTACACTGAGTCCATTTTCATATCTACAG GTGTATCGAGTGATGTTGGATTCATATCGACATCTATAGTTCAG ATGCTTGCAGGCGTTTTAGGTACTGTGCTTGTGGATGTATCCGGAAGACGTTCACTCCTACTg GTTTCTCAAGCTGGAATGTTCTTGGGTTGTCTTGCCACAGCCATTTCATTCTTCTTGAAG GAGAACCATTGCTGGGAAACAGGAACACCTATATTGGGAAACAGGAAACAGGAACATCACG TTGTACTTTGGATCATATGGATTAGGCATGGGATCAATACCATCGATCATAGCATCAGag TAGATGTGAAGGGGGCCGCGGGaacaatgtgtggcttggccaGCTCTATAAGCTCATGGCTCGTTGCTTATTCCTTCAGTTTCTTGTTTCAGTGGAGTACCACAG GAACATTTCTGATGTTTACCACAGTGACTGGCATTGGATTTGTGTTCATAGCTAAGCTTGTTCCAGAGACTAGAGGAAAATCTTTAGAAGAAATCCAATCTCTTTTCAGTTTTTAG
- the LOC125594135 gene encoding sugar transporter ERD6-like 15 isoform X2 — translation MAEEVLLLSSPSESCTSLLSEISNASTRAFVLAFTVGSCGAFAFGCIIGYSAPTQSSIMKDLNLSIADYSLFGSILTVGLILGALICGKLTDLVGRVYTIWITNILFVIGWFAIAFAKAVWLLDLGRLLQGISIGISAYLGPVYITEIAPRKLRGAACSMSQLFTGVGISVVYALGTVVAWRNLAILGSIPSLMILPLLFFIPESPRWLAKVGREKEVEEILSRLRGENSDVSDEAGEILAYTEHVKQQGDDRGFLKLFQRKYAFSLTIGVVLIALPQLGGLSGYSFYTESIFISTGVSSDVGFISTSIVQMLAGVLGTVLVDVSGRRSLLLVSQAGMFLGCLATAISFFLKENHCWETGTPILGNRKQEHHVVLWIIWIRHGINTIDHSIRDLSSRCEGGRGNNVWLGQLYKLMARCLFLQFLVSVEYHRNISDVYHSDWHWICVHS, via the exons ATGGCCGAAGAAGTTTTATTATTATCTTCTCCTTCTGAATCATGTACTTCACTTCTGTCTGAAATATCAAATGCTTCCACTAGAGCTTTCGTTCTTGCCTTCACTGTCGGTTCTTGTGGTGCCTTTGCCTTTGGATGCATC ATCGGATATTCGGCTCCTACACAGTCCAGTATCATGAAAGACTTGAATCTATCCATAGCTGAT TACTCACTTTTTGGATCAATATTGACTGTGGGATTAATTCTTGGAGCATTAATCTGTGGGAAATTAACAGATTTGGTTGGTCGTGTCTAC ACTATATGGATCACTAACATTCTTTTCGTAATCGGCTGGTTTGCTATTGCATTTGCCAAG gcTGTTTGGCTGCTCGATCTTGGAAGGTTGTTGCAAGGGATCTCGATCGGAATTAGCGCATATTTG GGACCAGTTTACATTACCGAAATAGCACCAAGAAAATTGCGAGGAGCTGCTTGTTCCATGTCGCAG TTATTTACGGGCGTTGGTATATCCGTCGTTTATGCACTTGGAACAGTCGTTGCTTGGCGCAATCTAGCCATTTTGG GTTCTATACCTTCTCTTATGATTCTGcctcttcttttcttcatcCCCGAGTCTCCTAGATGGCTA GCTAAAGTTGGGAGAGAGAAGGAGGTTGAAGAGATTTTGTCAAGATTGCGAGGAGAAAATTCTGATGTATCAGATGAAGCAGGAGAGATATTA GCATATACAGAACATGTTAAACAACAAGGAGATGATCGCGGTTTCCTCAAGTTGTTTCAGCGAAAATACGCGTTCTCACTTACT ATTGGAGTTGTTCTTATAGCTTTGCCTCAACTTGGAGGTCTTAGTGGTTATTCTTTTTACACTGAGTCCATTTTCATATCTACAG GTGTATCGAGTGATGTTGGATTCATATCGACATCTATAGTTCAG ATGCTTGCAGGCGTTTTAGGTACTGTGCTTGTGGATGTATCCGGAAGACGTTCACTCCTACTg GTTTCTCAAGCTGGAATGTTCTTGGGTTGTCTTGCCACAGCCATTTCATTCTTCTTGAAG GAGAACCATTGCTGGGAAACAGGAACACCTATATTGGGAAACAGGAAACAGGAACATCACG TTGTACTTTGGATCATATGGATTAGGCATGGGATCAATACCATCGATCATAGCATCAGag ATTTATCCAGTAGATGTGAAGGGGGCCGCGGGaacaatgtgtggcttggccaGCTCTATAAGCTCATGGCTCGTTGCTTATTCCTTCAGTTTCTTGTTTCAGTGGAGTACCACAG GAACATTTCTGATGTTTACCACAGTGACTGGCATTGGATTTGTGTTCATAGCTAA
- the LOC125594135 gene encoding sugar transporter ERD6-like 15 isoform X4, whose translation MAEEVLLLSSPSESCTSLLSEISNASTRAFVLAFTVGSCGAFAFGCIIGYSAPTQSSIMKDLNLSIADYSLFGSILTVGLILGALICGKLTDLVGRVYTIWITNILFVIGWFAIAFAKAVWLLDLGRLLQGISIGISAYLGPVYITEIAPRKLRGAACSMSQLFTGVGISVVYALGTVVAWRNLAILGSIPSLMILPLLFFIPESPRWLAKVGREKEVEEILSRLRGENSDVSDEAGEILAYTEHVKQQGDDRGFLKLFQRKYAFSLTIGVVLIALPQLGGLSGYSFYTESIFISTGVSSDVGFISTSIVQMLAGVLGTVLVDVSGRRSLLLENHCWETGTPILGNRKQEHHVVLWIIWIRHGINTIDHSIRVDVKGAAGTMCGLASSISSWLVAYSFSFLFQWSTTGTFLMFTTVTGIGFVFIAKLVPETRGKSLEEIQSLFSF comes from the exons ATGGCCGAAGAAGTTTTATTATTATCTTCTCCTTCTGAATCATGTACTTCACTTCTGTCTGAAATATCAAATGCTTCCACTAGAGCTTTCGTTCTTGCCTTCACTGTCGGTTCTTGTGGTGCCTTTGCCTTTGGATGCATC ATCGGATATTCGGCTCCTACACAGTCCAGTATCATGAAAGACTTGAATCTATCCATAGCTGAT TACTCACTTTTTGGATCAATATTGACTGTGGGATTAATTCTTGGAGCATTAATCTGTGGGAAATTAACAGATTTGGTTGGTCGTGTCTAC ACTATATGGATCACTAACATTCTTTTCGTAATCGGCTGGTTTGCTATTGCATTTGCCAAG gcTGTTTGGCTGCTCGATCTTGGAAGGTTGTTGCAAGGGATCTCGATCGGAATTAGCGCATATTTG GGACCAGTTTACATTACCGAAATAGCACCAAGAAAATTGCGAGGAGCTGCTTGTTCCATGTCGCAG TTATTTACGGGCGTTGGTATATCCGTCGTTTATGCACTTGGAACAGTCGTTGCTTGGCGCAATCTAGCCATTTTGG GTTCTATACCTTCTCTTATGATTCTGcctcttcttttcttcatcCCCGAGTCTCCTAGATGGCTA GCTAAAGTTGGGAGAGAGAAGGAGGTTGAAGAGATTTTGTCAAGATTGCGAGGAGAAAATTCTGATGTATCAGATGAAGCAGGAGAGATATTA GCATATACAGAACATGTTAAACAACAAGGAGATGATCGCGGTTTCCTCAAGTTGTTTCAGCGAAAATACGCGTTCTCACTTACT ATTGGAGTTGTTCTTATAGCTTTGCCTCAACTTGGAGGTCTTAGTGGTTATTCTTTTTACACTGAGTCCATTTTCATATCTACAG GTGTATCGAGTGATGTTGGATTCATATCGACATCTATAGTTCAG ATGCTTGCAGGCGTTTTAGGTACTGTGCTTGTGGATGTATCCGGAAGACGTTCACTCCTACTg GAGAACCATTGCTGGGAAACAGGAACACCTATATTGGGAAACAGGAAACAGGAACATCACG TTGTACTTTGGATCATATGGATTAGGCATGGGATCAATACCATCGATCATAGCATCAGag TAGATGTGAAGGGGGCCGCGGGaacaatgtgtggcttggccaGCTCTATAAGCTCATGGCTCGTTGCTTATTCCTTCAGTTTCTTGTTTCAGTGGAGTACCACAG GAACATTTCTGATGTTTACCACAGTGACTGGCATTGGATTTGTGTTCATAGCTAAGCTTGTTCCAGAGACTAGAGGAAAATCTTTAGAAGAAATCCAATCTCTTTTCAGTTTTTAG
- the LOC125594135 gene encoding sugar transporter ERD6-like 15 isoform X5, with protein sequence MAEEVLLLSSPSESCTSLLSEISNASTRAFVLAFTVGSCGAFAFGCIIGYSAPTQSSIMKDLNLSIADYSLFGSILTVGLILGALICGKLTDLVGRVYTIWITNILFVIGWFAIAFAKAVWLLDLGRLLQGISIGISAYLGPVYITEIAPRKLRGAACSMSQLFTGVGISVVYALGTVVAWRNLAILGSIPSLMILPLLFFIPESPRWLAKVGREKEVEEILSRLRGENSDVSDEAGEILAYTEHVKQQGDDRGFLKLFQRKYAFSLTIGVVLIALPQLGGLSGYSFYTESIFISTGVSSDVGFISTSIVQMLAGVLGTVLVDVSGRRSLLLVSQAGMFLGCLATAISFFLKENHCWETGTPILGNRKQEHHDLSSRCEGGRGNNVWLGQLYKLMARCLFLQFLVSVEYHRNISDVYHSDWHWICVHS encoded by the exons ATGGCCGAAGAAGTTTTATTATTATCTTCTCCTTCTGAATCATGTACTTCACTTCTGTCTGAAATATCAAATGCTTCCACTAGAGCTTTCGTTCTTGCCTTCACTGTCGGTTCTTGTGGTGCCTTTGCCTTTGGATGCATC ATCGGATATTCGGCTCCTACACAGTCCAGTATCATGAAAGACTTGAATCTATCCATAGCTGAT TACTCACTTTTTGGATCAATATTGACTGTGGGATTAATTCTTGGAGCATTAATCTGTGGGAAATTAACAGATTTGGTTGGTCGTGTCTAC ACTATATGGATCACTAACATTCTTTTCGTAATCGGCTGGTTTGCTATTGCATTTGCCAAG gcTGTTTGGCTGCTCGATCTTGGAAGGTTGTTGCAAGGGATCTCGATCGGAATTAGCGCATATTTG GGACCAGTTTACATTACCGAAATAGCACCAAGAAAATTGCGAGGAGCTGCTTGTTCCATGTCGCAG TTATTTACGGGCGTTGGTATATCCGTCGTTTATGCACTTGGAACAGTCGTTGCTTGGCGCAATCTAGCCATTTTGG GTTCTATACCTTCTCTTATGATTCTGcctcttcttttcttcatcCCCGAGTCTCCTAGATGGCTA GCTAAAGTTGGGAGAGAGAAGGAGGTTGAAGAGATTTTGTCAAGATTGCGAGGAGAAAATTCTGATGTATCAGATGAAGCAGGAGAGATATTA GCATATACAGAACATGTTAAACAACAAGGAGATGATCGCGGTTTCCTCAAGTTGTTTCAGCGAAAATACGCGTTCTCACTTACT ATTGGAGTTGTTCTTATAGCTTTGCCTCAACTTGGAGGTCTTAGTGGTTATTCTTTTTACACTGAGTCCATTTTCATATCTACAG GTGTATCGAGTGATGTTGGATTCATATCGACATCTATAGTTCAG ATGCTTGCAGGCGTTTTAGGTACTGTGCTTGTGGATGTATCCGGAAGACGTTCACTCCTACTg GTTTCTCAAGCTGGAATGTTCTTGGGTTGTCTTGCCACAGCCATTTCATTCTTCTTGAAG GAGAACCATTGCTGGGAAACAGGAACACCTATATTGGGAAACAGGAAACAGGAACATCACG ATTTATCCAGTAGATGTGAAGGGGGCCGCGGGaacaatgtgtggcttggccaGCTCTATAAGCTCATGGCTCGTTGCTTATTCCTTCAGTTTCTTGTTTCAGTGGAGTACCACAG GAACATTTCTGATGTTTACCACAGTGACTGGCATTGGATTTGTGTTCATAGCTAA
- the LOC125594134 gene encoding peptide methionine sulfoxide reductase B5-like, translating to MAAAHGLVVQKTEEEWRAILSPEQFRILRQKGTEIPGTGEYDKFFEDGIFSCVGCKTPLYKSSTKFDSGCGWPAFFEGLPGAINRTPDPDGISTEITCAVCDGHLGHVTKGEGYDTPTDERHCVNSVSIIFNPQKPPEEAED from the exons ATGGCGGCAGCTCATGGACTGGTGGTTCAGAAAACAGAGGAGGAGTGGCGTGCGATCCTTTCTCCTGAGCAGTTTAGGATCCTCCGACAAAAAGGCACTGA AATACCAGGAACTGGAGAATATGACAAATTCTTCGAGGATGGAATTTTCAGCTGTGTCGGATGCAAAACTCCTCTCTATAAATCCAGCACAAAGTTTGACTCCGGATGTGGTTGGCCAGCTTTCTTTGAAGGACTCCCTGGTGCCATTAACCGAACG CCTGATCCAGATGGGATAAGTACAGAGATCACTTGTGCAGTATGCGACGGGCATTTAGGCCATGTTACAAAAGGAGAAGGTTATGATACTCCTACCGATGAACGCCACTGCGTTAACAGCGTCTCGATCATCTTCAACCCGCAAAAACCACCTGAGGAGGCTGAGGATTGA
- the LOC125594136 gene encoding putative FBD-associated F-box protein At5g50270 isoform X2 — MDRISHLPEHLLLRVFSFLPTTKDAVAKMVLSKRWQYLWTLVPRLVYDDGNNSNITKESFSRFVDRSLLLHEAPVLEYVRFKLGEKSSDVDNIGVWARTVSRRHVRELVIEIDRYSCTDPAILPKSLYTVSGMLVKLKLDNVVLADDVSSPVSFPSLKELTLISIEYPGGDEHVKRFLSNCPLLENLYVDRCLEDNVTVFTVRVPSLKTLYMCDAPYKDGYGGERFVIDAPSLETLTIDDSAGGFCVFENEMPNLVTAHIDFYYRHPGNILSSITPVRVLYLRLSPLEDAYSSGCVFHRLVDFTLCRCERQWLNLLMCVLRDSPKLRTLKLVQVYF; from the exons ATGGATAGGATAAGTCATCTGCCTGAACATCTGCTTTTGAGGGTCTTTTCCTTTCTGCCTACTACCAAAGATGCTGTGGCCAAAATGGTTTTGTCCAAACGGTGGCAGTATCTGTGGACGCTTGTGCCAAGACTCGTGTACGATGATGGCAATAATAGTAATATCACGAAAGAGAGTTTCTCGAGGTTTGTAGACAGATCCTTGCTTTTGCACGAGGCTCCAGTTCTAGAGTATGTGCGTTTCAAGCTCGGTGAAAAGTCTAGTGATGTTGATAATATTGGAGTTTGGGCTAGAACTGTATCTAGGCGCCATGTCCGTGAGCTGGTCATCGAGATTGATAGATATTCTTGTACAGATCCAGCCATCCTTCCTAAAAGCTTGTACACGGTCTCTGGAATGCTTGTGAAGTTGAAACTTGACAACGTGGTTCTTGCTGATGATGTTTCTTCACCCGTGTCTTTCCCATCTCTCAAGGAATTGACTCTTATTTCCATTGAATACCCAGGTGGTGATGAACATGTCAAAAGGTTTTTATCCAATTGTCCTCTTCTTGAAAACTTGTATGTGGACCGATGTCTTGAAGACAATGTTACTGTTTTCACCGTTAGAGTGCCTTCTCTTAAGACTTTATACATGTGTGATGCACCGTACAAAGATGGCTACGGTGGAGAGAGGTTTGTGATAGATGCTCCTTCTCTGGAGACGTTGACTATTGATGATTCTGCGGGTGGGTTTTGTGTCTTTGAGAATGAAATGCCTAACCTTGTAACGGCACATATTGACTTTTACTATAGACATCCTGGGAATATTCTGAGTTCCATAACTCCAGTCAGGGTTCTCTATTTACGTTTATCACCCTTGGAG GATGCATATTCTAGTGGTTGTGTCTTCCACCGCCTCGTAGATTTTACGCTATGCAGATGTGAGAGGCAGTGGTTGAACCTACTTATGTGTGTGCTCAGAGATTCTCCTAAATTACGAACTCTCAAACTTGTTCaggtatatttttaa